In Candida orthopsilosis Co 90-125, chromosome 4 draft sequence, a single genomic region encodes these proteins:
- a CDS encoding Ncl1 protein (S. cerevisiae homolog NCL1 has tRNA (cytosine-5-)-methyltransferase activity, has role in tRNA methylation and localizes to nucleus), with product MLNRLASLSKNNFIMPKRNSRRNNKGKNFTRQNTGNNNPAWKEVVRENEVWEEYYRAMNIIPENEWNDFKRACQSNLPMTFRITGSRKHAEEIRNIFLDRHYNNLKGQEYEGVDLTPKNIEFYPDKLGWQIDVSKQVIKKQKDFAKTQRFLVVETEVGNISRQEAVSMIPPLLLDIRPEHYVLDMCAAPGSKTAQLVEALHANDEKQLPTGFVLANDSDYKRSHMLVHQVKRLNSPNFLVVNHDAQLFPRIRLNGHKEYLKFDRILCDVPCSGDGTMRKNINIWKDFRTGNAIGLHPLQYNILNRGLQLLKKGGRLVYSTCSLSPIENEAIVAEALRKWGDKIKLVNVSHELPGLKRRPGISNWPVFGKDMKLKEKGEEGLPDSLFPPTKEEAETFDLDKCIRVYPHLQNTGGFFITVFEKVDPESTKRLAEDSDEEEQGVKRQKTGTSGEQKADLSSTDSKPVEKKSRLPRDANEEPFVFLDPSNEELAKCYPFYDFSSSFPKDCALVRNATGEPLRTIYYVSPIIKEILTMDDQKLKLVHGGIKLFVAQRNDVGICPWRVQTEALHTIEHFIGTKRHLTCNLELLKYLFVNAFPKVEELKKSGLDEEFSKKLDALEEGCLFLTVKRGKGLEDLFLPLWKGRSNVNLMVSKKDTHELLYRVFDIETSAKDEGKERIYQEQVEAAKKARARAEISSTEPEELVQSTIEPESPKSETEEGAESEK from the coding sequence ATGCTAAATAGACTTGCatctctttcaaaaaacaacTTCATAATGCCAAAAAGAAACTCAAGAAGAAATAATAAGGGGAAAAACTTCACCAGACAAAACACTGGCAACAACAATCCTGCTTGGAAAGAAGTAGTGAGAGAAAATGAAGTTTGGGAAGAATATTATAGAGCCATGAATATCATACCAGAGAATGAGTGGAACGACTTCAAAAGAGCTTGCCAATCGAATCTTCCGATGACTTTTAGAATAACAGGAAGTAGAAAACATGCTGAAGAAATTAGAAATATCTTTCTTGACAGACATTACAATAACTTGAAAGGACAGGAATATGAAGGAGTTGATTTGACACCTAAGAACATTGAATTCTATCCTGATAAATTGGGTTGGCAAATTGATGTCAGTAAGCAAGTCATCAAGAAGCAAAAGGATTTTGCCAAAACACAAAGGTTTTTAGTTGTTGAGACAGAGGTCGGCAATATTAGTAGGCAAGAGGCCGTTTCTATGATACCGCCTTTGCTCTTGGATATCAGGCCAGAACACTACGTTTTGGATATGTGTGCAGCACCTGGTTCGAAAACAGCCCAATTGGTTGAAGCTTTACATGCTAATGATGAGAAGCAATTGCCAACTGGATTTGTATTAGCCAATGATTCCGATTATAAAAGAAGCCATATGTTGGTTCATCAAGTCAAGAGATTAAACTCGCCAAATTTTTTGGTTGTCAACCACGACGCTCAATTGTTTCCTCGTATAAGACTTAATGGACATAAGGAGtacttgaaatttgatAGGATACTTTGCGATGTGCCATGCTCTGGAGATGGTACAATGAgaaaaaatatcaacatttGGAAAGACTTTAGAACAGGTAACGCTATCGGATTACATCCTTTGCAGTACAATATTTTGAACAGAGGCttacaattgttgaaaaagggAGGAAGATTAGTCTACTCCACTTGCTCATTATCGCCAATAGAGAATGAGGCTATAGTCGCTGAAGCTTTAAGAAAATGGGGGGATAAAATAAAACTAGTTAATGTATCCCATGAACTTCCAGGTTTGAAAAGACGTCCAGGAATTTCTAATTGGCCCGTGTTTGGTAAAGATATGAAACTTAAAGAAAAGGGTGAAGAAGGACTTCCTGATTCTTTATTTCCACCCACAAAAGAAGAGGCtgaaacatttgatttggataaatGTATAAGAGTGTACCCACATTTACAAAACACTGGTGGATTCTTTATTACtgtgtttgaaaaagtcGATCCTGAATCTACCAAGAGACTTGCTGAGGATAGTGATGAGGAAGAACAAGGGGtgaaaagacaaaaaacAGGGACATCGGGTGAGCAAAAGGCAGatctttcttcaacagaTTCCAAACCAGTTGAAAAGAAGCTGAGATTACCTAGAGATGCCAATGAGGAACCTTTTGTCTTCCTTGACCCTAGCAACGAAGAATTAGCAAAATGCTATCCGTTTTACGATTTTTCCTCCTCTTTCCCTAAAGATTGTGCCCTTGTCAGAAATGCGACTGGCGAACCGTTGAGAACCATATACTATGTGTCACCCATAATCAAGGAAATCCTTACCATGGACgatcaaaaattaaaattggTCCACGGTGGTATCAAGTTATTTGTTGCTCAAAGAAACGATGTTGGAATATGTCCCTGGAGGGTTCAAACGGAAGCATTACATACAATTGAGCATTTCATCGGAACAAAGAGACATTTAACTTGTAATTTGGagcttttgaaatatttatTTGTCAATGCATTCCCAAAAGTGGAGGAGTTAAAGAAGTCAGGTttagatgaagaattttccaagaaattggatgCCTTGGAAGAAGggtgtttgtttttgactGTCAAACGTGGTAAAGGTTTAGAAGATTTGTTCTTGCCTCTTTGGAAAGGAAGGTCTAATGTTAATTTAATGGTAAGTAAAAAGGATACGCATGAGTTACTTTACCgtgtttttgatattgagaCTAGCGCTAAAGATGAAGGTAAGGAACGAATTTATCAAGAACAAGTAGAGGCAGCCAAGAAAGCAAGGGCGAGGGCTGAGATACTGTCGACTGAGCCAGAGGAGTTGGTACAAAGCACAATTGAACCAGAGTCACCAAAGAGTGAAACTGAGGAAGGGGCAGAGTCCGAGAAATAG